In Enterobacter cloacae, a single window of DNA contains:
- the htdF gene encoding plasmid transfer protein gives MKSKIRYVLSGFVVLCAFAGVYKILNNVTVKPDLLDFTGNTFKKTSLFLPCDKSSPSLNIKIADNEKIVINGIASKVTFVEKADPVKSPGFCDDLDLNNSRLVHTASYSLVISETKTGFTLSNFKHLADDESLGGMWFYQK, from the coding sequence ATGAAGTCTAAGATTAGATATGTTTTATCTGGTTTTGTTGTGTTATGTGCATTTGCTGGAGTTTATAAAATCCTAAACAATGTTACGGTTAAACCTGACCTTTTGGACTTCACTGGAAACACATTTAAAAAGACATCACTCTTCCTGCCATGTGATAAAAGCTCGCCTTCTTTAAACATTAAAATTGCTGATAACGAGAAAATCGTGATCAACGGCATCGCTTCAAAAGTAACTTTTGTTGAAAAGGCTGACCCCGTCAAAAGCCCTGGTTTTTGTGATGATCTTGATCTAAACAATTCTCGCCTTGTACATACGGCATCTTACAGCCTGGTGATTTCTGAAACCAAAACAGGATTTACACTATCAAATTTCAAGCATCTTGCCGATGATGAATCATTAGGCGGTATGTGGTTTTATCAAAAGTGA